One Camelina sativa cultivar DH55 chromosome 3, Cs, whole genome shotgun sequence genomic window carries:
- the LOC104776864 gene encoding uncharacterized protein LOC104776864, with protein sequence MASRLLSTMTLIAPLANLYKSPACFMARVGVRKGRRVNVRAVSDGSQGAVDGTVYKGVYGPWTVEQSDVKEVVLYRSGLVTAAASFVAASSAAFLPGDSWLSEIIKQNHDLFYFVGASGLGLSLFLIHIYVTEIKRTLQALWALGFVGSLATYAALARPAGDNLVQYVVDHPTAVWFVGPLFAALTGLVFKEGLCYGKLEAGLLTFIIPSVLLGHLSGLMNDEAKLVLLGTWMALFLVFAGRKFTQPIKDDIGDKSVFTFMSLSEDEKKAVVTKLEQEKLG encoded by the exons ATGGCCTCGCGTTTGTTATCGACGATGACACTCATCGCACCGCTGGCTAATCTCTACAAATCACCGGCGTGTTTCATGGCGAGAGTTGGGGTGAGAAAGGGAAGACGGGTTAACGTTAGAGCTGTGAGCGATGGCTCTCAAGGAGCCGTCGATGGAACTGTTTACAAAGGTGTTTACGGTCCTTGGACCGTTGAGCAATCCGATGTCAAAGAG GTTGTTCTGTATAGATCAGGACTAGTCACTGCTGCTGCATCTTTTGTAGCTGCTTCTTCTGCTGCATTTTTACCAGGAGACTCATGGTTAAGTGAAATAATCAAGCAAAACCATGATTTGTTTTACTTCGTTGGTGCTAGTGGTTTGGGGCTATCTCTGTTTCTCATTCATATTTATGTAACGGAGATTAAGAGGACTCTTCAAGCATTATGGGCACTTGGTTTTGTTGGTTCCTTGGCCACTTACGCAGCCCTTGCTAGACCAGCCGGTGATAACTTGGTTCAGTATGTCGTTGATCATCCTACTGCTGTTTGGTTTGTTGGTCCCCTTTTCGCTGCTCTCACAGGCCTTGTTTTCAAAGAAG GACTCTGCTACGGAAAACTAGAAGCTGGCCTTCTGACATTCATCATACCTTCAGTTCTTCTTGGTCATTTG AGTGGTCTGATGAATGATGAGGCAAAACTGGTGTTGCTAGGAACATGGATGGCGCTCTTTCTAGTATTTGCTGGAAGAAAATTCACTCAGCCTATAAAG GACGATATTGGGGATAAATCTGTTTTCACGTTCATGTCTCTTTcggaagatgagaagaaggcTGTAGTTACAAAACTAGAGCAAGAAAAGTTGGGTTGA
- the LOC104776867 gene encoding ethylene-responsive transcription factor ERF087-like produces MEINGNSNAGSSSRSKKSHRQKQQQPQPQPQQHNEEIKYVGVRRRPWGRYAAEIRNPTTKERYWLGTFDTAEEAALAYDRAARSIRGLTARTNFVYSDMPRGSSVTSFISPDESQRFISEIFNPPNQPEARYNNTNNLYTSSNNQNQNSIEFSYNGWPQESENGYQSMNSNDEHCDHELPPLPPSTCFGAELTIPETDNYWNVAHANIDTFAFELDGFVDQNSLGQSRTEGFDSLSSTFFYQ; encoded by the coding sequence atggaGATCAATGGTAATTCGAATGCTGGTTCGTCCTCTAGATCAAAAAAGAGTCATAGGCAAAAGCAGCAACAACCGCAgccacaaccacaacaacatAATGAAGAAATAAAGTATGTAGGAGTGAGGCGGAGGCCATGGGGAAGATACGCAGCTGAAATAAGAAACCCAACTACGAAAGAGAGGTACTGGCTAGGTACTTTTGACACGGCCGAGGAGGCTGCACTGGCCTATGATAGAGCCGCACGGTCCATAAGAGGCTTGACTGCTCGAACCAACTTTGTCTACTCCGACATGCCTCGTGGCTCCTCAGTAACTTCATTCATCTCTCCAGATGAATCCCAACGTTTCATTTCCGAGATATTCAACCCTCCAAACCAACCAGAAGCTCGTTACAACAACACCAATAATCTCTACACATCGtcaaacaaccaaaaccaaaactctaTTGAATTTTCATACAACGGGTGGCCTCAAGAGAGTGAAAATGGTTATCAATCTATGAACAGTAATGATGAGCATTGTGATCATGAGCTTCCACCTCTTCCTCCAAGTACTTGTTTCGGAGCTGAACTCACGATTCCTGAGACCGATAACTATTGGAATGTGGCCCATGCAAACATCGATACGTTTGCATTTGAGCTCGATGGCTTTGTGGATCAAAACAGTCTTGGTCAGAGTAGAACAGAAGGGTTTGATTCATTATCCTCCACATTCTTCTACCAATAA
- the LOC104776863 gene encoding indole-3-acetic acid-amido synthetase GH3.17-like — MIPSYDPNDTEAGLKLLEDLTTNAETIQQQVLHQILSQNFGTQYLRAFLDGESDKNLQSFKNKVPVVNYDDIKLFIQRIADGESSDIVSAQPITELLTSSGTSAGKPKLMPSTAEELERKTFFYSMLVPIMNKYVNGLDEGKGMYLLFIKPEIKTLSGLMARPVLTSYYKSQHFRNRPFNKYNVYTSPDQTILCQDSKQSMYCQLLCGLVQRSHVLRVGAVFASAFLRAVKFLEDHYKELCADIRTGTVTSWITDSCRDSVLSILNGPNQELADEIESECAEKSWEGILRKLWPKAKYVEVIVTGSMAQYIPTLEFYSGGLPLVSTMYASSECYFGINLNPLCDPADVSYTLLPNMAYFEFLPVDDKSHEEINFASHSNTDDDDALKEDLIVDLVNVEVGRYYEIVITTFTGLYRYRVGDILKVTGFHNKAPQFRFVQRRNVVLSIDTDKTSEEDLLNAVTQAKLNHLQQPSSLLLMEYTSYADTSSIPGHYVLFWELKPRYSNDPPKLDDKTMEDCCSEVEDCLDYVYRRCRNRDKSIGPLEIRVVSLGTFDSLMDFCVSQGSSLNQYKTPRCVKSGGALEILDSRVIGRFFSKRVPRWEPLGLDS; from the exons ATGATACCAAGTTACGACCCAAATGATACAGAAGCTGGTCTCAAGCTTCTCGAGGATTTAACAACAAATGCAGAGACAATTCAACAACAAGTTCTCCACCAAATACTCTCTCAAAACTTCGGAACACAATATCTCCGAGCATTTCTCGACGGAGAATCCGACAAGAATCTACAAAGCTTCAAAAACAAAGTCCCTGTGGTGAATTACGACGACATAAAGCTTTTCATTCAACGAATCGCTGATGGAGAATCCTCTGATATCGTCTCCGCTCAGCCCATCACAGAACTCCTCACTAG CTCGGGGACTTCTGCAGGAAAACCCAAGTTGATGCCTTCTACAGCTGAAGAATTGGAGAGGAAGACATTTTTCTACAGCATGCTTGTGCCTATCATGAACAA ATATGTGAATGGGCTAGATGAAGGAAAAGGGATGTATCTTCTATTCATAAAACCAGAGATCAAGACTCTTTCAGGTCTTATGGCGCGTCCTGTTTTGACCAGCTACTACAAAAGTCAACATTTTAGAAACCGACCATTCAACAAGTATAACGTCTACACTAGCCCTGACCAGACCATTCTTTGTCAAGACAGCAAACAGAGCATGTACTGCCAGCTTCTCTGCGGTCTAGTCCAGCGATCTCATGTCCTAAGAGTCGGAGCTGTCTTTGCTTCTGCCTTTCTTCGAGCGGTCAAATTCTTGGAGGATCATTACAAAGAGCTTTGCGCAGACATTAGAACCGGCACTGTCACTAGCTGGATCACTGACTCCTGCAGAGACTCGGTCTTGTCGATCCTTAATGGCCCAAATCAAGAACTAGCTGATGAAATTGAGAGTGAGTGTGCTGAGAAGTCGTGGGAAGGGATCTTGAGGAAGCTATGGCCTAAGGCTAAGTATGTTGAAGTGATTGTCACAGGTTCGATGGCTCAATACATTCCGACGCTAGAGTTTTATAGCGGAGGTTTACCGTTGGTTTCAACCATGTATGCTTCCTCTGAGTGTTACTTTGGTATCAACCTTAATCCGTTGTGTGATCCTGCCGATGTTTCCTATACCCTTCTTCCTAACATGGCTTACTTCGAGTTCTTGCCCGTTGACGACAAATCCCACGAAGAGATTAACTTTGCATCGCATTCTAACACTGATGACGACGATGCCCTCAAGGAAGATCTTATTGTCGATCTTGTTAATGTTGAAGTCGGTCGATACTACGAAATTGTCATCACTACATTCACAG gTTTATACAGATACAGAGTTGGTGATATTCTAAAAGTGACCGGTTTCCACAACAAAGCGCCTCAATTTCGTTTCGTGCAGCGAAGAAACGTTGTACTAAGCATTGACACTGACAAAACAAGCGAGGAAGATCTACTAAACGCGGTGACACAAGCTAAACTCAACCATCTCCAACAGCCTTCAAGCCTCTTACTCATGGAGTACACGAGCTATGCAGACACGTCATCAATCCCGGGGCATTACGTGCTCTTCTGGGAGCTAAAGCCGCGTTACAGCAACGACCCACCAAAGCTAGACGACAAGACAATGGAGGATTGTTGCTCTGAGGTTGAGGATTGTTTGGATTACGTGTACAGAAGATGCAGGAACAGAGATAAATCGATTGGGCCACTGGAGATCAGAGTGGTGAGTTTGGGCACGTTTGATTCGTTAATGGATTTTTGTGTCTCACAAGGATCATCTTTGAATCAGTATAAGACTCCAAGATGTGTTAAATCTGGAGGAGCTCTTGAGATTCTTGATTCCAGAGTTATTGGGAGGTTCTTCAGTAAGAGAGTTCCTAGATGGGAACCACTTGGTTTAGATTCttag
- the LOC104776862 gene encoding ubiquitin thioesterase otubain-like, with the protein MQNQNDMVKDEAEVAAASIKCEEWGTCSSLEDASMDQPSFQEDESAKVPYVGDKEPLSSLAAEYQSGSPILLEKIKILDNQYIAIRRTRGDGNCFFRSFMFSYLEHILESQDRAEVDRIKVNVEKCRKTLQNLGYTDFTFEDFFALFLEQLGDILQGSEESISYDELVKRSRDQSVSDYIVMFFRFVTAGDIRTRADFFEPFIAGLSNTTVDQFCKSSVEPMGEESDHIHITALSDALGVAIRVVYLDRSSCDNGGVTVNHHDFVPVGTNEKEEASAPFITLLYRPGHYDILYPKSSCKVSENVGK; encoded by the exons ATGCAGAATCAGAATGATATGGTGAAGGATGAAGCTGAAGTAGCTGCTGCTTCGATTAAGTGTGAAGAATGGGGAACTTGTTCATCACTGGAAGATGCTTCTATGGATCAACCGTCTTTTCAAGAAGATGAATCTGCTAAAGTTCCTTATGTTGGTGATAAG GAACCTCTCTCTAGTTTAGCTGCAGAGTACCAATCAGGGAGTCCCATTTTGCTTGAGAAGATCAAG ATACTGGACAATCAATATATCGCGATCCGGCGAACAAGAGGCGATGGAAATTGCTTCTTCCGAAGTTTTATGTTCTCTTACCTT GAGCATATATTGGAATCACAAGATCGTGCTGAAGTCGATCGTATCAAGGTCAATGTTGAGAAATGTAGAAAGACTCTGCAAAACTTAGGTTATACAGATTTTACTTTTGAGGACTTCTTTGCG CTGTTCCTTGAGCAACTAGGTGACATTCTCCAAGGAAGCGAGGAGTCTATAAG CTACGATGAGCTCGTTAAAAGAAGTAGAGATCAGTCAGTCTCAGACTACA ttGTAATGTTCTTCAGGTTTGTTACGGCTGGGGATATACGAACGCGTGCAGATTTTTTCGAGCCCTTTATAGCAGGCTTATCAAACACAACAGTGGATCAG TTTTGCAAGTCCTCGGTCGAACCAATGGGGGAAGAGAGTGACCATATTCACATAACCGCTTTGTCAGACGCGCTTGGTGTTGCAATCCGGGTTGTGTATCTTGACCGTAGCTCATGTGATAATGGAGGCGTCACTGTGAACCATCATGACTTTGTTCCTGTGGGCActaatgagaaagaagaagcttcagcACCTTTTATAACCTTGTTGTATCGTCCAGGCCATTACGATATCCTCTACCCCAAGTCATCTTGTAAG GTATCCGAGAATGTGGGGAAATGA
- the LOC104776866 gene encoding UPF0426 protein At1g28150, chloroplastic-like → MGFVLSCTCPPSSSLLVVSQLHHRHQFSAGVKSCDLWRRPQLSPPTRRTLISKPRCFNLPQEPILSEALKEPIAFVGGMFAGLLRLDLNEEPLKDWVTRTVEASGIMEEGDDADGTVSNDQEAPQQIEIE, encoded by the exons aTGGGTTTTGTCTTAAGCTGTACTTGTCCCCCTTCCTCCTCGCTCCTTGTCGTCTCTCAGCTCCACCATCGTCACCAG TTTTCTGCCGGAGTGAAAAGCTGCGACCTTTGGCGCCGTCCTCAGTTATCTCCTCCGACCCGTAGAACCCTAATTTCGAAACCACGTTGTTTCAATCTCCCTCAAGAACCCATTCTCTCCGAGGCTCTCAAG GAGCCAATTGCATTTGTGGGTGGGATGTTTGCTGGACTTTTAAGACTTGATTTAAACGAAGAGCCGCTTAAAGATTGGGTGACTCGAACTGTTGAAGCTTCCGGTATTATGGAAGAGGGAGATGATGCGGATGGGACGGTCTCCAATGACCAAGAAGCTCCTCAACAGATTGAGATTGAATGA